CTGGGATAAAATCCGTAAAACTCCATCGTTCAGTTATGTTCGTATTTCCATACTTTATCACCTTCATTATGTCGGCGATATCTGACATTGTTAACAAGTATTTTTCAAACTGTCGAAGTctaaaaattataaatctAAAAATTGTAACCCATCCTTCAGAAAAGAACGAATCCCAAAGACGTCCAAGTGGCTTTATTGGAATAGAGTTTGCACAGAGCGTCATAAACCAGTCTGAAGAAATCATTGGAATGTGAACTCCAACATTTCTCAAATGAGCATGCAATGCTGGGAGGTGTTTAGCCATCACATGCTCCAAAATTTCACACCTCTTGAAAACACCAGGAAGTCCGGGTAAAAACATTGGTCTGAGATCGTATAAGTACATGAGGGAAATCAAGGCCCAAAACGCTTGTTCTTCACTAGAGTGCCATAAAAGATTGGCCACTATAAAGTTTAATCCCTGAACATAGCCAACCTCTGGATCGAAGAATGCGTACGCCATTAAAATCCTCCTTAGCATGGAACGGCCATATTTATTGTAAAATCTAAGAGAAGGGTATGTTCTCCTAATATCTAGTTCAATCGCCAATGTTGTCCTTCCTCCTAATACCAGGTCACAAACTGCCGattctttaccatctacATTTACCTTGACTTCAAGCAAATGTATAAGGGTCCAATAAATACCGCTTTGTTTGAAAACCGCAGACTGACAACATTTTAGCCACCACTGATTAAATCTAGTACACCTTTCTCCCTTTACTTGTTTAGGAATACCCTTTAACTTTGACTTTCCCTTTATAGCCTCCTCGATGTTATAGAGCAGGGGATTTGAAGGTACTCTTTCGCAGCTGCACTGAGGAATGGCCAGACCATATATAGGAGTCTGCAAAACAGATTTTCCAAACCCAAAAACGTCAAACCATGAGCCATTTTGAGCCTCGAGTTTCTTCAAAGGGAA
This region of Theileria equi strain WA chromosome 1, complete sequence genomic DNA includes:
- a CDS encoding TBC domain containing protein (encoded by transcript BEWA_025150A), whose product is MTNKNIDSRIRRSTQGNDDSTSICLDTQYIDTSIDKKRPKDVARRSEDTGVSIGNSSSADASTDGSVSGKFIPKKLSIFPLKKLEAQNGSWFDVFGFGKSVLQTPIYGLAIPQCSCERVPSNPLLYNIEEAIKGKSKLKGIPKQVKGERCTRFNQWWLKCCQSAVFKQSGIYWTLIHLLEVKVNVDGKESAVCDLVLGGRTTLAIELDIRRTYPSLRFYNKYGRSMLRRILMAYAFFDPEVGYVQGLNFIVANLLWHSSEEQAFWALISLMYLYDLRPMFLPGLPGVFKRCEILEHVMAKHLPALHAHLRNVGVHIPMISSDWFMTLCANSIPIKPLGRLWDSFFSEGWVTIFRFIIFRLRQFEKYLLTMSDIADIMKVIKYGNTNITERWSFTDFIPGFGSNINKKKLELINAAYSTNVENLTNDPNRNSNENDWLSIVEESLSCNVEASYIEELDLTNSEILYHDCTHVPIDSFDSVLGLTSQTSRDEPVATPMSDNLFYKTPVNDNSPERDPEFMEAHSNEENSDTQEYVDTFGVHLDTEAEMDDRLISKLQNKHIHEAETHDGLPIHLLEEKGLGDVAKKLTNLANSFKAQLAAIGVSNAYSLHLRALHDE